A portion of the Cryptomeria japonica chromosome 5, Sugi_1.0, whole genome shotgun sequence genome contains these proteins:
- the LOC131028059 gene encoding uncharacterized protein LOC131028059 has protein sequence MGCTYSKSSDQSSLPFSQLIGQIINTEREGPDFDLVPLIAAIDSYLAHCKINQGKSSKHKKSTADWLSFSSNAVEISEGVSESVRILANELYLC, from the exons ATGGGTTGCACATACTCAAAGTCATCTGATCAGTCCTCTCTTCCCTTTTCTCAACTCATCGGCCAGATTATCAATACTGAACGGGAGGGGCCAGACTTTGATCTTGTTCCATTAATCGCCGCTATTGATAGTTATTTGGCCCATTGCAAAATAAATCAG GGTAAAAGTTCGAAACATAAGAAGTCAACAGCAGATTGGCTGTCCTTTTCATCCAACGCCGTTGAAATCTCAGAAGGAGTCTCTGAAAGCGTCAGGATACTTGCCAACGAG CTATATCTGTGTTAA